In the genome of Kiritimatiellia bacterium, one region contains:
- a CDS encoding nucleoside-diphosphate kinase — MAIELAFALINPYTISKSRTGGVIGRLLTRTGLELVAARMFGPSQELAGKYAELLHHDPAIEEEERRLLSDYVARCYAPDPKTGKPRRVMMLLFEGEDAIVKIAKATGKLRHSTEASDTVRGTYGDFIRDEQGEVQHAEPAVMVGWTHESAGAALRLWAEYGERDGGLVEGAVDVYTGADHYQRTLVLIKPDNFRFPSARPGNIIDIFSGSGLRIIGAKVHRMTVAEAEEFYGPVRNVLRSKLKEMVGRRAAEALGQELGFELPPETVAQLGETFGPIYGDDQFYKIIQFMTGQWGPSCTPEEKQKKGKERCLALVYAGLNAVEKIRGILGPTDPSKAQPGSVRKEFGQDIMVNAAHASDSPENAAREMKIIRVEDSMIREWVDRYYPLKGA, encoded by the coding sequence ATGGCGATTGAACTGGCATTTGCGTTGATCAATCCGTACACGATTTCGAAGTCCCGCACGGGGGGCGTGATCGGGCGCCTCCTGACCCGGACCGGGCTGGAACTGGTGGCGGCTCGCATGTTCGGGCCCAGCCAGGAACTAGCGGGCAAGTACGCGGAACTCCTCCACCACGATCCCGCCATCGAGGAGGAGGAGCGTCGCTTGCTCTCCGATTACGTTGCCCGCTGCTATGCGCCGGATCCGAAGACCGGCAAGCCGCGCCGCGTGATGATGCTGCTCTTCGAGGGCGAGGACGCCATCGTCAAGATTGCGAAGGCGACGGGCAAGCTGCGGCACAGCACGGAGGCGTCCGACACCGTGCGCGGGACCTACGGGGATTTCATCCGCGACGAGCAGGGCGAGGTCCAGCACGCCGAGCCCGCCGTGATGGTGGGGTGGACGCACGAGTCCGCGGGCGCCGCCCTGCGGCTGTGGGCCGAGTACGGCGAGCGCGACGGCGGCCTGGTAGAGGGGGCCGTGGATGTCTACACGGGCGCGGACCACTACCAGCGCACGCTGGTGCTCATCAAGCCGGATAACTTCCGGTTCCCCAGCGCGCGGCCGGGGAATATCATCGATATCTTCTCCGGCTCCGGCCTGCGGATCATCGGGGCCAAGGTCCACCGCATGACCGTCGCGGAGGCGGAGGAATTTTATGGGCCGGTCCGGAACGTGTTGCGGTCCAAGCTGAAGGAGATGGTAGGCCGGCGGGCCGCCGAGGCCCTGGGCCAGGAACTGGGGTTCGAACTGCCGCCGGAGACGGTCGCGCAACTCGGGGAAACGTTCGGCCCGATATACGGCGACGACCAGTTCTACAAGATCATCCAGTTCATGACCGGGCAGTGGGGCCCGTCCTGCACGCCGGAGGAGAAGCAGAAGAAGGGCAAGGAACGCTGCCTGGCCCTCGTGTACGCCGGCCTCAACGCGGTGGAAAAGATCCGCGGCATCCTCGGGCCCACCGATCCCAGCAAGGCTCAACCCGGCTCCGTCCGCAAGGAGTTCGGGCAGGACATCATGGTCAA